One region of Thiorhodovibrio frisius genomic DNA includes:
- a CDS encoding DNA internalization-related competence protein ComEC/Rec2: MSAGDLVPGGLPAIALALSAGIGIFFLQQRLPSGLLVLGMGALLTLAAIGWRWLRLAALVVIGFGYAYWASSPLLTQPFSESLLRQDLLIEGRIAGLPDQTPERARWLFDIEQASHQGQSVRLPERVRLSWYKGAPALAAGERWRLLVRLKPPHGFMNPAGFDYERWLFQQGIGATGYVRDSDQNQRLDAGPGGDWLNRLRQQWRTHIITVLGETRAAALVRALVLGDREGLGPPEWQVLTRTGTNHLLAISGLHIGLIAAAVFFLGRWLWARLGSLALRLAAPRAGAVAALLAAFGYSALAGFSISTQRALVMLAVVLVALLARRQLRPLSGISLALVAVLLIDPLSVLSYGFWLSFGAVGALLYALGSRLGQPGLIAGWTRAQWAVALGLLPLLLLLFGRASLIAPPVNLLAVPLFSVLLPAILLATLISLASGWGWPLLMVGALLEQGFQLLNILAELPWATLGLGERPLWVWGAAFAGVALLLAPRGLPGRWLGLIYLLPLLLVRPLPPAPGTAAVTVLDVGQGLAVAVRTARHTLVYDLGPRFPSGFNTGSAVVAPYLRALGIGEVDLLVVSHADQDHAGGLSGLLEEIPVARLLSGEPAELESALSSGVTAEPCQAGQQWHWDGVDLAILHPSAATQLEGNDSSCVLKITTGGASLLLSGDAGRRIEAELVRDYGQALRAEVLVAGHHGSTTSSARAFLQQVDPRWVIYSAGFANRYGFPAKVVSERVDHLGIPSLNTATTGAISFLLPARPPLGPPELARAQRDRLWRHHPAP; encoded by the coding sequence TTGAGCGCTGGCGACCTTGTGCCTGGCGGTCTGCCAGCCATCGCCTTGGCTTTGTCGGCAGGCATTGGGATCTTCTTCCTGCAACAACGGCTGCCATCAGGTCTGCTGGTCCTCGGCATGGGTGCGCTGCTGACGCTGGCGGCTATAGGCTGGCGCTGGCTGCGGCTGGCCGCCCTGGTGGTCATCGGGTTCGGTTACGCCTATTGGGCCAGCAGCCCACTGCTGACTCAGCCCTTCTCCGAGTCCCTGTTGCGCCAAGATCTGCTCATCGAAGGTCGGATTGCCGGCCTGCCGGACCAAACGCCGGAACGCGCGCGCTGGCTGTTCGACATCGAACAGGCCAGCCATCAGGGCCAGTCAGTTCGCCTGCCCGAACGGGTTCGACTGAGCTGGTACAAGGGTGCTCCGGCACTGGCAGCGGGCGAGCGCTGGCGCCTGCTGGTGCGGCTGAAGCCGCCGCACGGGTTTATGAATCCCGCCGGTTTCGACTACGAGCGTTGGCTGTTTCAACAAGGCATTGGCGCCACCGGCTATGTGCGCGACAGCGACCAAAACCAGCGTCTTGATGCCGGCCCTGGCGGCGATTGGCTGAACCGTCTGCGCCAGCAGTGGCGCACGCACATCATTACCGTGCTGGGCGAGACTCGCGCCGCAGCCCTGGTGCGCGCGCTGGTGCTGGGTGATCGCGAAGGACTTGGCCCGCCGGAATGGCAGGTGCTCACGCGCACCGGCACCAATCATCTGCTGGCCATCTCGGGGCTGCACATCGGCCTGATCGCGGCGGCGGTGTTTTTTCTCGGACGCTGGCTGTGGGCGCGCCTGGGCTCGCTCGCCCTGCGGTTGGCGGCGCCGCGCGCCGGCGCCGTGGCAGCCCTGCTGGCGGCGTTCGGCTACAGCGCGCTGGCCGGGTTTTCCATCTCGACCCAGCGTGCGCTGGTCATGCTGGCTGTGGTGCTGGTGGCCTTGCTCGCCCGGCGCCAGCTACGACCGCTGAGCGGCATCAGTCTCGCCCTAGTGGCGGTGCTACTGATCGATCCGCTGTCCGTTCTCTCCTATGGATTCTGGCTGTCTTTCGGCGCTGTAGGCGCCCTACTCTATGCACTGGGCAGTCGGCTGGGGCAGCCGGGGCTCATCGCCGGCTGGACACGCGCGCAATGGGCGGTGGCGCTGGGGCTATTGCCCTTGCTGCTGCTGTTGTTCGGGCGCGCGTCCTTGATCGCGCCACCAGTCAATCTGCTCGCGGTGCCCTTGTTCTCGGTACTGCTGCCCGCGATTCTGCTCGCCACTCTGATCAGCCTGGCCAGCGGCTGGGGCTGGCCGCTGCTGATGGTTGGCGCGCTCCTGGAGCAAGGTTTCCAACTCCTCAACATTCTCGCCGAGCTGCCCTGGGCAACTTTGGGTCTTGGCGAGCGCCCGCTGTGGGTCTGGGGCGCGGCCTTTGCTGGCGTGGCCCTGCTGCTGGCACCGCGCGGCCTGCCAGGGCGTTGGCTGGGATTGATCTATCTTCTGCCGTTGCTGCTGGTGCGGCCGCTGCCGCCAGCACCTGGAACGGCGGCCGTCACGGTGCTTGATGTCGGTCAGGGGCTGGCGGTGGCTGTGCGCACCGCGCGACACACCCTGGTCTATGATCTGGGGCCGCGCTTCCCCAGCGGCTTCAATACCGGCTCGGCGGTGGTTGCGCCCTATCTGCGCGCCCTTGGCATCGGGGAGGTCGATCTGCTGGTGGTCAGCCATGCCGATCAAGACCATGCCGGCGGGCTGTCCGGGCTGCTTGAGGAGATTCCGGTCGCACGGCTGCTGAGCGGAGAGCCGGCCGAGCTGGAGTCGGCACTGTCATCCGGCGTCACTGCCGAGCCCTGTCAGGCCGGCCAGCAGTGGCACTGGGACGGCGTTGACCTGGCCATCTTGCACCCGAGTGCTGCGACGCAACTGGAAGGCAACGACAGCTCCTGCGTGCTGAAAATCACCACCGGCGGCGCCAGCCTGCTGCTGAGCGGTGATGCTGGCAGGCGCATCGAGGCCGAGTTGGTCCGCGACTATGGCCAAGCCCTGCGCGCCGAGGTGCTGGTGGCCGGGCACCACGGCAGCACGACTTCCTCAGCGCGCGCTTTTCTCCAACAGGTCGATCCGCGCTGGGTGATCTACTCGGCGGGTTTCGCCAATCGCTATGGATTTCCGGCCAAGGTGGTGTCGGAGCGGGTCGATCATCTTGGTATTCCGTCGCTGAACACGGCTACCACTGGCGCCATCTCCTTTCTGCTGCCGGCTCGGCCGCCGCTGGGGCCGCCGGAGCTGGCGCGGGCGCAGCGCGACCGATTGTGGCGCCATCATCCAGCGCCCTGA
- a CDS encoding DUF2062 domain-containing protein yields MKRWLQRRLPDPRVLLENRALRGIAHLLGEPSLWALNRRSVAGAFALGFFILYLPPVGQTFCAAIGAVKLRVNLPISVLLVWISNPLTIPPMFYFAYIVGCLLLLRPILPFQFSFWIDWHNWFGILGPVLLGSLVCATIGAVIAYWVVQGLWRWNLIQRLKARRLARYGRPSPATSAPSSSRQI; encoded by the coding sequence ATGAAACGCTGGCTGCAACGGCGTCTGCCTGATCCCCGGGTTCTGCTTGAAAACCGGGCCCTTCGAGGTATTGCCCATTTGCTGGGCGAGCCGAGCCTATGGGCGCTGAACCGGCGCTCAGTCGCCGGCGCCTTTGCGCTGGGTTTTTTCATTCTCTACCTGCCGCCTGTGGGTCAAACATTTTGTGCGGCCATAGGCGCGGTCAAGCTGCGCGTTAACCTGCCGATTTCCGTGTTGTTGGTGTGGATCAGCAATCCGCTGACCATTCCACCCATGTTCTACTTTGCCTATATCGTTGGTTGCCTGCTGTTGCTGCGCCCGATCCTGCCTTTTCAATTCAGTTTTTGGATCGACTGGCACAACTGGTTTGGCATTCTCGGCCCCGTGCTACTCGGTAGCCTGGTCTGCGCCACAATCGGCGCCGTAATTGCCTACTGGGTGGTGCAGGGGCTGTGGCGCTGGAACCTCATACAACGGCTCAAGGCACGCCGTCTTGCCCGCTACGGCCGCCCGTCCCCGGCGACCAGCGCACCATCCTCCAGCCGCCAGATCTGA